The Euryarchaeota archaeon genome includes a region encoding these proteins:
- a CDS encoding ferric reductase-like transmembrane domain-containing protein, which translates to MSGIPLRASRRSRKLAGALLASAFFFALALGTIVGAQEEIPPEGLEFDTTEANCIGHHSAEDPPLRTTMIVVPDSLSAVPAGSNFTYNVTVVNPWKHELLTPNATLNLTFAPSLVFLGDKLPYNDVNEEQMALSDERGFEFPVDDNATEIIADLVGEPGQTGTNDWTLTLYYGTIVPGGAPVGADFPGNGYDTQDALTDASIEPWHDQVRVNDTAFLQGARSVPETTGWIAAVSFDTGPPVAAANFKLVIDVFYNASKNPEKILLGPPILKPGESHTYTFDLRAGQAKGPVKLVYGAVGHPHYLHSTPQAVDDGVFIKQHLADFAVGDSFAQGTAIVATGITLDPLQKVMRAWGQVTGFSSLFLIVPSLILGGTFGQASVRTLNKAIGTARRRVLWHNSASFGLLGIAIIHTVLFIVESYYNWTFGLLWGGLATLAMVGLAITGIIQKRLIDDWGYNQWRFVHLSLGILTVFFSLVHTAIDGSHLQFLREAFGTTSS; encoded by the coding sequence ATGAGTGGAATCCCTCTTAGGGCGAGCCGCCGGTCAAGGAAACTCGCGGGCGCCCTCCTCGCGTCCGCCTTCTTCTTCGCGCTCGCCCTCGGCACCATCGTCGGGGCGCAAGAGGAAATCCCGCCCGAGGGCCTCGAATTCGACACGACCGAGGCGAATTGCATCGGCCACCACAGCGCGGAGGATCCGCCGCTTCGGACCACGATGATCGTGGTGCCCGACAGCCTTTCAGCGGTGCCCGCGGGCTCGAATTTCACCTACAATGTCACGGTCGTCAACCCGTGGAAGCACGAGTTGCTCACCCCGAACGCCACGTTGAACCTCACGTTCGCGCCATCGCTTGTGTTCTTGGGGGACAAGTTGCCCTACAATGATGTGAACGAGGAACAGATGGCGCTAAGCGATGAGCGGGGTTTCGAATTCCCTGTGGACGATAACGCCACGGAGATCATCGCCGACCTCGTAGGGGAACCGGGACAGACGGGGACGAATGATTGGACCCTGACCTTGTATTATGGGACCATCGTGCCCGGCGGCGCTCCCGTTGGCGCCGACTTCCCCGGGAACGGATACGACACCCAAGACGCCCTCACCGATGCCTCGATCGAACCGTGGCACGACCAGGTGAGGGTGAACGACACCGCGTTCCTTCAAGGCGCGCGTTCGGTCCCCGAGACGACCGGGTGGATCGCGGCGGTGAGCTTCGACACCGGCCCGCCTGTAGCCGCCGCTAACTTCAAACTCGTCATCGACGTCTTCTACAACGCCTCCAAGAACCCCGAGAAGATCCTCCTTGGGCCGCCGATCCTCAAACCCGGCGAAAGCCACACCTACACGTTCGATCTGCGCGCCGGCCAGGCAAAGGGGCCCGTGAAGCTCGTCTACGGCGCCGTCGGACATCCGCACTACCTACACTCGACACCCCAGGCGGTCGATGACGGCGTCTTCATAAAACAGCACCTCGCCGATTTCGCCGTGGGCGACAGCTTCGCCCAGGGGACGGCCATCGTCGCGACGGGGATCACCCTTGACCCATTGCAGAAAGTGATGCGCGCCTGGGGCCAGGTCACGGGGTTCAGTTCGCTCTTCCTCATCGTGCCCTCGCTCATCCTCGGCGGCACGTTCGGGCAAGCGAGTGTCCGGACGCTGAACAAGGCGATCGGCACGGCGAGACGTCGCGTCCTCTGGCACAATTCCGCCTCGTTCGGCCTCCTTGGAATCGCCATCATCCACACGGTCCTCTTCATCGTCGAATCGTACTACAACTGGACTTTCGGACTCCTATGGGGCGGGCTTGCGACACTTGCCATGGTGGGCCTCGCCATCACCGGCATCATCCAGAAACGCCTCATCGACGATTGGGGCTACAACCAGTGGCGATTCGTGCACTTGTCGCTCGGGATACTGACGGTCTTCTTCTCGCTCGTGCACACGGCGATCGATGGGAGCCACCTGCAGTTCTTGCGAGAGGCCTTTGGGACGACGTCGAGCTAG
- a CDS encoding homocysteine S-methyltransferase family protein: protein MGTELTRRGSDTSLPLWSARALKREPDLVRQIHRDYVEAGADVITTNTFRTKRRTLERAGGDLDWRELTSTAVELARKAASARRGVKVAGSISPLEDCYRPDLSPGAASFDEHLEMARHLADCGCDLLLVETMGTRDEAVAATRAARDTGLEVWVGVMAKAADCLYSGEPLGATVRALVEEGPKAILVNCSTPAVTDAAIDTVAVSAPGIPRGAYPNAGVADDVTGWRSDASYTPERLALDARTWIGRGATIVGGCCGTTPPHIKAVAKLRGKSR from the coding sequence ATGGGCACCGAGTTGACGCGCCGCGGCAGTGACACGAGCCTTCCCCTCTGGTCCGCACGCGCCTTGAAGCGGGAACCTGACTTGGTACGTCAGATCCATCGCGACTACGTGGAGGCGGGCGCCGACGTGATCACGACCAACACGTTTCGGACGAAAAGGCGCACACTCGAACGAGCCGGCGGAGACCTTGATTGGCGGGAACTTACGAGCACGGCGGTCGAGCTTGCGAGGAAGGCGGCCTCGGCTCGACGCGGCGTGAAGGTGGCCGGCTCGATCTCGCCCCTTGAGGACTGTTACAGACCCGACCTTTCGCCCGGGGCCGCGTCTTTTGACGAGCACCTGGAGATGGCGCGTCATCTTGCCGACTGCGGGTGCGACCTGCTCCTGGTCGAGACGATGGGGACGCGCGACGAGGCTGTGGCGGCGACAAGGGCCGCGCGGGACACCGGCCTTGAAGTCTGGGTGGGTGTCATGGCAAAGGCGGCGGACTGCCTCTACTCGGGGGAACCCTTGGGAGCCACGGTGCGGGCGTTGGTCGAAGAAGGCCCAAAGGCGATCCTCGTCAACTGCTCGACGCCGGCGGTGACCGACGCGGCTATTGATACGGTGGCAGTTTCCGCGCCAGGGATCCCGCGCGGCGCGTACCCGAATGCCGGCGTCGCTGACGATGTGACGGGATGGCGTAGCGACGCATCCTACACGCCCGAGCGGCTGGCTCTCGACGCGCGGACATGGATCGGACGAGGCGCAACCATCGTGGGCGGGTGCTGTGGGACGACGCCTCCGCACATCAAAGCCGTCGCGAAGCTAAGGGGTAAGTCCCGTTGA
- a CDS encoding PadR family transcriptional regulator gives MGDPKAQLMRGLIEPLLLESMARGPKHGYALIKEVESLFGVAPNKNQIYPLLSRLESEGLISGKADKEGRGKTEFSLTAKGRTLLDDYRSMPPEFMRLVGELWGDGLAERQPAGGPSEGARNPQTMPSPSDHLVVTLRARPGSGAVEITFENLETGAKACASCKAAAEALQSVQKRFFASSGE, from the coding sequence ATGGGCGACCCGAAAGCGCAACTCATGCGCGGCCTCATAGAGCCGCTGCTTCTTGAGAGCATGGCCAGGGGACCCAAGCACGGTTACGCGTTGATAAAGGAGGTCGAATCCCTCTTCGGCGTCGCTCCGAACAAGAACCAGATCTACCCGCTCCTTTCCCGCCTGGAATCAGAAGGCCTCATTTCCGGCAAAGCCGACAAGGAAGGAAGAGGAAAGACGGAGTTTTCTCTTACCGCCAAGGGCCGGACCCTACTAGACGATTACCGGTCCATGCCGCCGGAGTTCATGCGCCTCGTCGGCGAGCTCTGGGGCGATGGCCTCGCCGAGCGGCAACCCGCGGGCGGGCCATCAGAAGGCGCTCGCAACCCACAGACAATGCCATCCCCAAGCGACCACCTTGTCGTGACCCTCCGGGCAAGGCCAGGCTCCGGCGCCGTGGAAATAACGTTCGAGAACCTGGAGACCGGCGCGAAGGCCTGCGCGTCCTGCAAGGCCGCTGCTGAGGCCCTGCAGTCGGTGCAGAAGCGTTTCTTTGCGTCGTCAGGCGAATGA
- a CDS encoding aminotransferase class IV family protein — protein sequence MSRVFVDGSEAKAASLPLLNRGLYYGDAVYETFKTREGRVFRLNRHLRRLEEAAAFLGLEAQPMSQHLDRTARFIERETKGQDSVVRLTLLRPGEGRGLVPLAGMGAHVVIEVSPAGASPDRRAGIDCITSTVRRVNPYPGRPQIKSTSAQPLVTARREASLRHAYEAIMLNGAGMVAEGSFTNVFVVREGRVSTPGVESDVLPGITREAIIETAKACGVKVDEGEMRPEALRGADELFLTNAVIGVVPVARLDGDVVGAFAPGPITAKLAESFDALVEREWRGGRPSLSRGPDQKRMIK from the coding sequence GTGAGCCGCGTCTTCGTCGACGGTTCCGAGGCCAAGGCCGCGAGCCTGCCGCTCTTGAACCGCGGCCTCTACTATGGCGACGCCGTCTACGAGACCTTCAAGACGCGTGAAGGGCGGGTCTTCAGGTTGAATCGGCATCTTAGGAGGCTCGAGGAGGCTGCGGCGTTCTTGGGGTTAGAGGCCCAACCGATGAGCCAGCACTTGGACCGCACCGCGCGCTTCATCGAGCGGGAGACCAAGGGGCAGGATTCCGTGGTGCGTCTCACGTTGCTTCGGCCCGGCGAGGGGCGCGGGCTTGTCCCCCTCGCCGGCATGGGGGCCCACGTCGTCATCGAGGTGTCACCGGCCGGTGCATCCCCGGATCGCCGAGCCGGCATCGACTGCATCACCTCGACCGTGCGAAGGGTCAACCCATACCCGGGAAGGCCGCAGATCAAATCCACTAGCGCCCAACCGCTCGTCACCGCGAGGCGCGAGGCGAGCCTTCGGCACGCTTACGAGGCCATCATGTTGAATGGGGCGGGGATGGTGGCGGAAGGTTCTTTCACCAACGTGTTCGTGGTGCGCGAGGGGCGCGTCAGCACGCCCGGAGTGGAGTCGGACGTGTTGCCGGGGATCACCCGCGAGGCCATCATCGAGACCGCGAAGGCGTGTGGCGTGAAGGTCGACGAGGGGGAGATGCGGCCCGAGGCCTTGCGCGGCGCCGATGAGTTGTTTCTCACAAACGCGGTCATAGGCGTAGTTCCAGTGGCAAGGCTTGACGGGGACGTTGTAGGGGCCTTTGCACCGGGGCCCATCACCGCGAAGCTCGCCGAATCTTTCGACGCGCTTGTGGAGCGGGAATGGCGGGGCGGACGACCCAGCCTGTCGCGAGGACCCGACCAAAAAAGAATGATTAAATAG
- a CDS encoding DMT family transporter: protein MTYEARRTTVALILVQILFGTLSVAGKFALTSVSPMVLSAVRVTLAALVLYALQRIISRETIRSLADYRTVFVYSVFGVTLNQLLFLNGLALTTATNATLLITTIPVITIIIGAALGREKPMPVRILGVAFSLLGVAVLLGLDRLDLSDRFLVGNILVVLNSASFAFFLVISRDLLSRYQPLTIAAWTFIFGSISITAIAVPDLLVWDALSMPTDAWLAILYIVAFPTVTTYYLNNWALKRVSSSHVSSFIYLQPLVTAALAISFLGETIMQETVVGGALVLAGVFLATRAR from the coding sequence TTGACCTACGAGGCCCGGCGAACGACCGTCGCCCTCATCCTTGTCCAGATCCTCTTCGGTACCCTCTCGGTCGCTGGCAAGTTCGCGCTGACAAGCGTCTCCCCGATGGTCCTCTCGGCCGTACGGGTGACACTCGCGGCCCTTGTCCTCTACGCGCTGCAGCGTATTATCAGCCGCGAGACGATCCGCTCGTTGGCCGACTACCGGACCGTCTTCGTCTACAGCGTCTTCGGCGTCACACTTAACCAACTCCTGTTTCTGAATGGCCTGGCCCTCACGACGGCGACGAACGCCACGCTTCTCATCACGACCATTCCGGTCATCACGATCATCATCGGCGCGGCCTTGGGGCGGGAGAAGCCCATGCCCGTACGGATCCTCGGAGTCGCCTTCTCGCTCCTCGGCGTCGCGGTGCTCTTAGGGCTCGACCGACTCGACCTCTCGGATCGCTTCCTCGTTGGAAACATCCTTGTGGTCCTCAACAGCGCCTCCTTCGCGTTCTTCCTCGTGATATCGCGAGACCTCCTTTCGCGCTATCAGCCGCTCACCATCGCCGCTTGGACTTTCATCTTCGGCTCGATCTCCATCACGGCGATAGCGGTCCCGGATCTCCTCGTGTGGGACGCGCTTTCCATGCCGACAGACGCGTGGCTTGCCATCCTCTACATCGTCGCCTTCCCCACAGTCACCACGTACTATCTCAACAACTGGGCGTTGAAGCGCGTCAGTTCGTCGCATGTGTCGAGCTTCATCTACCTTCAACCCCTCGTCACGGCGGCCCTCGCCATCTCGTTCCTTGGCGAGACCATCATGCAAGAGACGGTCGTCGGCGGTGCGTTGGTCCTCGCCGGCGTCTTCCTCGCGACGCGCGCCCGCTAG
- a CDS encoding CPBP family intramembrane metalloprotease, with protein MGADSTGADVLPFTFLGYHLTTITLSWLIGFLPRFAKTFGVLPERLGRDWNALQCLGAALIAYPFVRFLIGIYESIPLLQEYTVLEAIPEAALWRTISNQVIYFTLVPLLGVILVSRMGRRARALEPGTAHPLVDALKDAGSAPRVGLREDVSAGLSLLILVLLLYLGGTFILYTFLGSVLVTGDESRVFLNVTPPILLGLSIMAGVSEEFLFRGVLMTMLRARFGLIAAVIGQAVFFGFVHAGYGNWAHVVGPAIFGLMMTVVAMRYGLAAAIVIHAGIDVFFFSLSLLELEPAYIVLAAAVAVAALIVGIATRFEAAIELARWLFGEKDGSKTAT; from the coding sequence TTGGGAGCGGACTCCACCGGTGCCGACGTCTTGCCATTCACCTTCCTTGGTTACCACCTGACCACGATCACCCTGAGCTGGCTCATCGGTTTCCTGCCACGTTTCGCGAAGACGTTCGGGGTCCTTCCCGAGCGCCTCGGCCGGGACTGGAACGCCCTGCAGTGCCTAGGGGCCGCGCTCATCGCTTACCCGTTCGTCCGGTTCCTCATCGGGATATACGAGTCGATCCCCCTTCTCCAGGAGTACACGGTCTTGGAGGCGATCCCCGAGGCCGCGCTGTGGCGCACAATCAGTAATCAAGTGATCTATTTCACCCTCGTCCCGCTTCTCGGCGTCATCCTCGTGTCGCGGATGGGGCGACGGGCAAGGGCCTTGGAGCCTGGAACCGCGCACCCGCTCGTCGACGCGCTGAAGGACGCCGGCTCGGCGCCGCGCGTCGGCCTCCGGGAGGACGTCTCCGCGGGGCTGTCGCTCCTCATCCTCGTGCTACTTCTCTACCTCGGCGGCACTTTCATCCTCTACACGTTCCTCGGAAGCGTCCTGGTCACCGGTGATGAGAGTCGCGTCTTCCTGAACGTCACGCCACCCATCCTGCTTGGACTCTCGATAATGGCAGGCGTCTCCGAGGAGTTCCTTTTCAGGGGCGTATTGATGACGATGCTTCGGGCTCGCTTCGGCCTGATCGCGGCCGTCATCGGGCAGGCGGTCTTCTTCGGGTTCGTCCACGCGGGCTATGGGAACTGGGCGCACGTCGTCGGCCCCGCGATCTTCGGGCTCATGATGACGGTGGTCGCGATGCGCTACGGCCTCGCCGCGGCGATCGTGATACACGCAGGCATCGACGTCTTCTTCTTCAGCCTCTCGCTTCTCGAACTGGAGCCTGCGTACATCGTCCTCGCCGCGGCCGTCGCGGTGGCGGCGCTCATCGTCGGGATAGCGACACGGTTCGAGGCCGCCATCGAGCTAGCGCGGTGGCTCTTCGGCGAGAAGGATGGGTCAAAAACGGCCACCTGA
- a CDS encoding ribulose-phosphate 3-epimerase, with product MKQPTLVAPSILSADFSRLAEELARLGPAGADWVHVDIMDGRFVPNITFGPPVVEKIRPHTRLPFDVHLMIEQPERFLADFRRAGGDSLTIHAEACPHLHRTVQQVKETGAKVGVALNPATPLSTVENVIEEIDLLLVMTVNPGFGGQAFIKSMIPKIKAARRLIDDTGSKARLEVDGGVSAETARDVRDAGADVLVAGSAVFNHKGAMGEIIETIRSG from the coding sequence GTGAAGCAACCGACACTCGTTGCGCCGTCGATCCTCTCCGCCGATTTTTCAAGACTTGCCGAGGAGCTGGCTCGACTCGGACCCGCAGGCGCAGATTGGGTCCATGTCGACATCATGGACGGCCGTTTCGTCCCGAACATCACGTTCGGCCCACCGGTGGTCGAGAAGATCCGGCCCCACACGCGGCTTCCCTTCGACGTCCACCTCATGATAGAGCAACCGGAACGATTCCTGGCCGATTTCAGACGAGCGGGCGGCGACTCGCTGACCATCCACGCGGAGGCGTGCCCGCACCTTCACAGGACGGTGCAACAAGTGAAAGAAACGGGGGCCAAGGTGGGCGTGGCCTTGAACCCGGCAACACCTCTTTCCACCGTCGAGAACGTGATCGAGGAGATCGACCTCCTCCTAGTGATGACGGTGAACCCGGGTTTCGGCGGCCAGGCCTTCATCAAGTCGATGATACCGAAGATCAAAGCCGCGCGGAGACTGATAGACGATACGGGGAGCAAGGCACGGCTCGAAGTCGATGGGGGCGTAAGCGCCGAGACGGCTCGCGACGTACGGGACGCGGGGGCGGACGTGCTCGTCGCCGGATCCGCGGTTTTCAACCACAAGGGGGCGATGGGGGAAATAATAGAGACGATACGTTCCGGTTGA